The Leptodactylus fuscus isolate aLepFus1 chromosome 1, aLepFus1.hap2, whole genome shotgun sequence nucleotide sequence TTATTCCGGGAGGGGTGAGAGTGGGGGGGTCGGCATGTGCGGGGTCTCCTAGTCTGCACacaggggcgggggggggggggagtgctcacagggaggggggaCCGGGGGGCGGACACAGATTctcagcctgggggggggggggatcagacACAAAGAGGCTGCGGAGAATCCGGTCAGAGCTACCCCAGTGTCCGGTGCGGGGGGGTTCCGTGATCCGGTTGGGGGTCTCGGTTTCCGGGGTTGAGGAACGGATTGGATAGCGCGGCAACACACCGGGAACCTGCACCGGAGCTCCTAAAATCATCGGCCCGCGCAGCGCGCACCCGCGGAGGGCAAGGGGAGGAGCTACGCGGGTACGCGCACCCAGGTGACATCACCCCGAACCCCCAATATATTATCGGGGACCCTGCATAGAGCCCCTTAATAAATTTTCTGCTGGCCCTTTATAGCCAGGCCTCAACATACCAAGTGCACTTCCCGACAGTCACTGTCTTTCCCGCCCCCAAATGCCTCTGCTCCCCCAGACATTTACAGCCCCCACTTGAGTGAGCCTCCAGACCTGGAGGACATACTTGAGCACTATTCTTCACTCCTTACCTTATGTTATACTtataacccccctccccaaaaaataAGTGTGCCTATTTTTAACTGGCAGGTGACCTCTGTGTGGTGTCCCTTgccatgatagggttaactgaaGTAACAAAGCATGTTCTGTGGCTCCGGCCATCACATAGGATGAAAGTTTCTTTATGGAGACTCTGCAATATTTCATTATTTCACATACTTCTTGAATATATGACTTGACATATATAAGCCAGTGCTGCTGCACCTCACTGGTGTAAAGAGAATATAAGGGATAAACTTTAGATTCGTAAAGATGAATAAGGGTGTTTGGTCTCATGTGATAgtgaatacatatatacatatatactaatatatataatataaatgcacttCATTATTTCTGTATAATTTTATGTTTCTGTCTCTTTAGAACTGTTTAAATCACCTTACTGCATTAGTTTTTCATCCTCTCTTAGGTCTACAATTGCATTCCTTTGGATTCACGTCCTGCTTAAGATGGAGCGTTTGGCGGAGGGCTGTGGGCCATCATGCTTCACCTATCAGGTGCGCCAACACAGCTCTGATGTCCTCAATCAACTCAACCAGCAACGCAAGAGCGGTGGGCGCTTTTGTGATGTGGTTCTACGTGTCGGAGAGGATAGTTTTCCTGCCCACCGTGCTGTTTTAGCTGCCTGCAGTCAGTACTTTGAGTCTGTTCTTGGAGAAACAGAGGGGCCAACTCCACGAGAGCTTGAGATGCACACGATCAGCTCCAAGGTTTTTGGTGACATTTTGGACTTTGCATATACTGCTCGCATCATTATCCGACTGGAGAGTTTTCCAGAGCTAATGACTGCTGCCAAGTTTTTGTTAATGCGTTCAGTTATTGATATTTGCCAAGAGGTCATTAAGCAGTCCAATGTCCAAATCTTGGTGCCCCCTACACGACCAGAACTCATGCTTTTTCGATCAGGGGCTTCTGATCTTGGCTTTCCATTGGACATGACTAATGGGACTGTTATGAGTGGCTCAGGCATTGCAGGGTCCTTGGGGGATGATGAAGAAGATTCTGTTCGTCCTGGTCCAGCAGTACCAAGTCAAGCTTCTCTTCTAGCACTGGGTGGTTCATCACAAATTCTTCCATCTCAGTACCAAGTGGGAGCACAAGTGGGACTTGGAAGTAAAAGAGGTCGTGGCAGACCAAGAAAGCCCAGTGTTCTAGACTCTGTACTATTTGGAGCAGTAGGTGGCTTGCGGGATGGAGGGGTACTTCCTTGTGGACTTTGTGATAAAGTCTTTACAGATCCTATACGACTGCGCCAGCATGAAGCGCAGCATGGAGTTACCAGTTTGCAGTTGggatatggagacttacaagctccTCGTATTGGGGAGAATGGACTAACCCAGGAGGAAACAGGGACCCCTAGAAAAAGAAATCGAGCAAGAAAACAGGTTGCTTGTGATTTGTGTGGGAAGATTTTTCGAGATGTGTACCATCTGAATAGACACAAGCTGTCTCActctggagagaagccatattcttgtCCTGTATGTGGACTACGGTTCAAACGTAAAGACCGTATGTCCTACCATGTACGCTCACATGATGGCTCAGTTGGAAAGCCCTACATATGTCAGAGTTGTGGAAAGGGATTCTCAAGGTGAGTTCACTCAACATGGTTTCTGGGGGAATGTTGACACTTTGACACATATTTACCAGTGGTTTCACATCCATCTACAAAAACACAATGGGGtaatatttattaagactgacatttccTAGGGTGGTACAAGATGCTCCTAAATTATTAAGACGCGCCGACGTCTTGATAATTTTGGACTGCAATGGGAAACATCAGCCACGGTGTCCGCAGCAGAAACCTCCGGATGAGTTTTAATATCTGCCAGGGTTGTGCATGATAAAACTACCACAGGTTTGCATGTTGGTATAATCGCATTCAGAAGGTTTCTGCATTGAACCTGTGGCAAGAAGTAACACAATGGGGAGAAGATACTAAGTCTAGCGTTTCCTTGTCAGTCCTAATTTATTCCCTTACAGGAACCAGACACACTTGAATTAATAATATTAGTATGATGGAGGTCATGTGCCCCAGAACTCAAGCTGGCATAGATTCCTGATATAGCTTATGGGGCAATTATAATAAATTTAACTAACCGAAGGCATCCCTGGCCCCCCCTTAGGTTTCCGCCACTGCCCACTTAAAAAGTGGCAAGTGCGGTGAGGGGATGAGATGTGCATTGTGCACCTAATATGCACCAAGTTGAGGTACAGTTTTAGCCACCTTTTGTGGCAGAGGAGTAGTAAATGTGGGTCAGTGCCCCATTCCTGCTGAAATAAGTCCTGTGTGTGGGACAATCCCATTAGAAAACAATGGTAGGCAGTGAGACACATGTAAGAGGTGTTTTTTGACACAAATGTCATCCCAAAATCTAAGGTATAAATGCTGTGTGGACATACTGTAAAACAATTTAGTTATACAACTATGACAAAAATATAAGTGAGAAATTTTCGGTGCAATCAAACATCTGAGAGATGGTCATTATGCATAAtatatggtagaactaaaaatgtatcatagaaaatctggtctgtataaTGAGGGGGGCTTCTCAAGGAAGTgtacaggtggccctcaaagtccaagaccaatcgggtagcagaggagtggggtaaggCGTGCACAAACCAGCTGGACATAAATTCTTCCAGAACCTCTATGGACaaggcactacgcgtttcgggcattagccctttctcaagtgcatataatCTGTTTAAATCGTCTGCAGCgtcttggactttgagggccacctgtacATTTAATTTTTGGCTGTCGCAAGGGGACTAGCTGCTGCCACCACACTTTAATTTTGTGTGCTAATAGTGTTGTGATTTGTCACATCACAACAAGGTAAGGGGCTTTAAGTTATGCCTCTTGCCTCATCTTATCGGGAATACTACACTATTGGCGCTCAgtgtctctctcttttcttttttctcaAGGAAGTGGTCACTGCAGCACTATGTACTGATAATTGTTGCACAATGTACAGTAACTCAAAAATGGAGATTGTATGTTACTGTTTGATGTAGAAGTGTGTACATGGTTCAGATTAAAGGCTTCAGAAGGAAAGAGGGGTGAAGTGGGTAGAGGGCAGAGTTTTATTAAAATTTAGACAAAGTACATTATGTTCTGGTCATAGATCCCATCTAAGTCTCACCCATTGCATTGTGCGATCCAAGTGCACTTTGCACTGTTTACAGAgctgtgtgaacagaaccttagtgTCCACATTGCAGTGCATTTGTTTACCCTTGAAATGCTTTTAAGAAAGTGCACATATGTGTAATATTTGCTTTTGCAATGTATATGTAGCTTGATCTTAACTCTATCTAGTGGTAAACGATCCAATAGTGATACCATATGAAAATGACAGGTTCTATATCGTTGCTATAAGCCATATTTTATATTGACACATGATTACATATCTATATTATAACTATTCCTCTTCTGTGTGCATATCTGCCTGCGATTGTAATGGAAGTTGTTTGCTTGCAAAACACTGTCAGCTCCCCACACCCCCCTTATTTTAATTTGCCCATGGGACGCCATCTCAGAATGTGTGCACCAGGGGCCCCCCACCCAAATGGAGGATTGCAGACTGCATGCACTGATTGGTCAGAATGAGATAGGGAGGGGTGCCAGAAGAACTACAAAGACACACTCTCCTCCCCAACAGGAAAATGTGGTCTGTACCCTCCTCCGTGCAAAGGACAGAGGGACACAGAAAGATAGGGGAGGGTGTAACAGCGAGGCTGCAACTATCACTGAGCTTGTGTGGGTGGATGAGAGAGAAGCAGCGGAGACATACCCATACACACAGCTTTTTACAGATAATAATGTTGGGAAAATCAAGTGGCAAAGCTTCTCAATTAGCTTTTCGGGGAATTGTTGCAGAAATGTCTGGCATAAATTTAGTTCCATTCATCCGAATGGGATTATGTTTGTAATATGTATGGATTTTTGCCAGTCCTATTTAAATGAATAGAAGATTTGCTGAAATTTCGGCGAAAAAACTGCAACATGTGAATGTACGCTTCTTTTATGCTGGGCTTGATCTGCAagtctttatctttttatctaatATCACCTATTTCAGTACTGTATTGTCATAACAAGTATGGCCTCCTATCCTATTTATCTACAGTGATCTGTTATTACAACAGCTGCCATATTCCACTGCTCTGTACAGGGGTGGTCAATTATTAACTTCATGCAAAGCTCAAAAGAGCAATAACCATTAGGGCTACTTATTCTGTAGCTACTTGTGGCAGTGATGATATATGTCTAGATTTTATATGATATAAATTGACTGTGAGTACACTTGCTATCAAAATTGTTCAAGATCCAATGCAAAATAGGTTTATTATAAGCAAAGTTTACCATTTTCagctatttggaaaaaaaatagtcaagaacactttaaccccttcccaatatctggtgtaatagtacagtggatgctgggtctttaaagataGCAGCCACCATAGCTCCGTAGCTAAttccccccccctcttcccccaaaatttaaaaaatgtccaTAGCTTTCATGTAGCAGGACAGTTCCCGTACGGCAAAATCACGAAAGCCAACCTgttctatgacagctgggagtttTCTGGAGGAAAGAATATTACGATTAAGAAGGCCTCAATAGTAACACAACAAGTCGCCCATAGACTGCACTACAATTgtaagtctatgggacttgcaatcaaattattgcaggttcaagccccctatgggggctaataaaatattaaattaaataaaGTTTTGCCTCTGAGAAaaatataaatagtatatagtgtgtcacccccttataactacctccaggtatatagtgtgtcacatcccttataactatatccaagtatatagtgtgtcacccccttataactacatccaggtatatagtgtgtcacatcccttataactacctccaggtatatagtgtgtcacatcccttataactacctccaggtatatatagtgtgtcacatcccttataactacatccaggtatatagtgtgtcacatctcttataactgcctccaggtatatagtgtgtcacatcccttataactgcctccaggtatatagtgtgtcacatcccttataactacctccaggtatatagtgtgtcacatcccttataactacctccaggtatatagtgtgtcacatcccttataactacctccaggtatatagtgtgtcacatcccttataactacctccaggtatatagtgtgtcacatcccttataactacctccaggtatatagtgtatcacatcccttataactgcctccaggtatatagtgtatcacatccattataactgcctccaggtatatactgtgtcacatcccttataactacatccaggtatatagtgtgtcacatcccttataactacatccaggtatatagtgtgtcacatcccttataactacatccaggtatatagtgtgtcacatcccttataactacctccaggtatatagtgtgtcacatcccttataactacatccaggtatatagtgtgtcacatcccttataactacctccaggtatatagtgtatcacatcccttataactgcctccaggtataaagtgtgtcacatcccttataactacctccaggtatatagtgtgtcacatcccttataactacctccaggtatatattgtgtcacatcccttataactacctccaggtatatagtgtgtcacatcccttataactgcatccaggtacatagtgtgtcacatcccttataactacatccaggtatatagtgtgtcacatcccttataactacctccaggtatatagtgtgtcacatctcttataactgcctccaagtatatagtgtgtcacatcccttataactacatccaggtatatagtgtgtcacatcccttataactacatccaggtatatagtgtgtcacatcccttataactgcctccaagtatatagtgtgtcacatcccttataactacatccaggtatatagtgtgtcacatcccttataactacatccaggtatatagtgtgtcacatcccttataactacatccaggtatatagtgtgtcgcatcccttataactacatccaggtatatagtgtgtcacatcccttataactacatccaggtatatagtgtgtcacatcccttataactacatccaggtatatagtgtgtgacatcccttataactacctccaggtatatagtgtgtcacatcccttataactacatccaggtatatagtgtgtcacatcccttataactacatccaggtatatagtgtgtcacatcccttataactacctctagGTATATAgtttgtcacatcccttataactacacacaggtatatagtgtgtcacatcccttataactacatccaggtatatagtgtgtcacatcccttataactacatccaggtatatagtgtgtcacatcccttataactacctccaggtatatagtgtgtcacatcccttataactacatccaggtatatagtgtgtcacatctcttataactaactccaggtatatagtgtgtcacatccattataactacctccaggtatatagtgtgtcacatcccttataactgcctccaggtatatagtgtgtcacatcccttataactacctccaggtatatagtgtgtcacatcccttattacTACCTCcagatatatagtgtgtcacatctcttataactacctccaggtatatagtgtgtcacatcccttataactacatccaggtatatagtgtgtcacatcccttataactgcctccaggtatatagtgtgtcacatcccttataactgcctccaggtatatagtgtgtcacatcccttataactacatccaggtatatagtgtgtcacatcccttataactacctccaggtatatagtgtgtcacatcccttataactgcctgcaggtatatagtgtgtcacatctcttataactacatacaggtatatagtgtgtcacatcccttataactacatccaggtatatagtgtgtcacatcccttataactacctccaggtatatagtgtgtcacatctcttataactgcctccaggtatatagtgtgtcacatcccttataactacctccaggtatatagtgtgtcacatcccttataactacctccaggtatatagtgtgtcacatcccttataactacctccaggtatatattgtgtcacatcccttataactacctccaggtatatagtgtgtcacatcccttataactgcatccaggtacatagtgtgtcgcatcccttataactacatccaggtatatagtgtgtcacatcccttataactgcctccaagtatatagtgtgtcacatcccttataactacatccaggtatatagtgtgtcacatcccttataactacatccaggtatatagtgtgtcacatcccttataactacatccaggtatatagtgtgtcgcatcccttataactacatccaggtatatagtgtgtcacatcccttataactacatccaggtatatagtgtgtcacatcccttataactacatccaggtatatagtgtgtgacatcccttataactacctccaggtatatagtgtgtcacatcccttataactacatccaggtatatagtgtgtcacatcccttataactacatccaggtatatagtgtgtcacatcccttataactacctctagGTATATAgtttgtcacatcccttataactacacacaggtatatagtgtgtcacatcccttataactacatccaggtatatagtgtgtcacatcccttataactacctccaggtatatagtgtgtcacatcccttataactacatccaggtatatagtgtgtcacatctcttataactaactccaggtatatagtgtgtcacatccattataactacctccaggtatatagtgtgtcacatcccttataactgcctccaggtatatagtgtgtcacatcccttataactacctccaggtatatagtgtgtcacatcccttattacTACCTCcagatatatagtgtgtcacatctcttataactacctccaggtatatagtgtgtcacatcccttataactacatccaggtatatagtgtgtcacatcccttataactgcctccaggtatatagtgtgtcacatcccttataactgcctccaggtatatagtgtgtcacatctcttataactacatccaggtatataatgtgtcacatcccttataactacatccaggtatatagtgtgtcacatcccttataactacatccaggtatatagtgtgtcacatcccttataactgcctccaggtatatagtgtgtcacatcccttataactacctccaggtatatagtgtgtcacatcccttataactacatccaggtatatagtgtgtcacatcccttataactgcctccaggtatatagtgtgtcacatcccttataactacctccaggtatatagtgtgtcacatcccttataactacatccaggtatatagtgtgtcacatcccttataactgcctccaggtatatagtgtgtcacatcccttataactacctccaggtatatagtgtgtcacatctcttataactgcctcctggtatatagtgtgtcgcatcccttataactacctccaggtatatagtgtgtcacatcccttataactacatccaggtatatagtgtgtcacatcccttataactacctccaggtatatagtgtgtcacatctcttataactacatccaggtatatagtgtgtcacatcccttataactgcctccaggtatatagtgtgtcacatcccttataactggctccaggtatatagtgtgtcacatcccttataactacctccaggtatatagtgtgtcacatcccttataactacatccaggtatatagtgtgtcacatcccttataactacctccaggtatatagtgtgtcacatcccttataactacatccaggtatatagtgtgtcacatcccttataactacctccaggtatatagtgtgtcacatcccttataactacctccaggtatatagtgtgtcacatctcttataactacctccaggtatatagtgtgtcacatcccttataactacatccaggtatatagtgtgtcacatcccttataactacctccaggtatatagtgtgtcacatctcttataactacctccaggtatatagtgtgtcacatcccttataactacctccaggtatatagtgtgtcacatcccttataactacatccaggtatatagtgtgtcacatcccttataactgcctccaggtatatagtgtgtcacatcccttataactacatccaggtatatagtgtgtcacatcccttataactacctccaagTATATAGTGTGTTACATccattataactgcctccaggtatatagtgtgtcacatcccttataactacacacaggtatatagtgtgtcacatcccttataactacctccaggtatatagtgtgtcacatctcttataactgcctccaggtatatagtgtgtcgcatcccttataactacctccaggtatatagtgtgtcacatcccttataactacatccaggtatatagtgtgtcacatcccttataactacctccaggtatatagtgtgtcacatctcttataactacatccaggtatatagtgtgtcacatcccttataactacatccaggtatatagtgtgtcacccccttataactacctccaggtatatagtgtgtcacatcccttataactacatccaggtatatagtgtgtcacatcccttataactgcctccaggtatatagtgtgtcacatcccttataactggctccaggtatatagtgtgtgacatcccttataactacctccaggtatatagtgtgtcacatcccttataactacatccaggtatatagtgtgtcacatcccttataactgcctccaggtatatagtgtgtcacatcccttataactacctccaggtatatagtgtgtcacatcccttataactacctccaagTATATAGTGTGTTACATccattataactacctccaggtatatagtgtgtcacatcccttataactgcctccaggtatatagtgtgtcacatcccttataactacatccaggtatatagtgtgtcacatcccttataactacacacaggtatatagtgtgtcacatcccttataactacatccaggtatatagtgtgtcacatcccttataactgcctccaagtatatagtgtgtcacatcccttataactacatccaggtatatagtgtgtcacatcccttataactacacacaggtatatagtgtgtcacatcccttataactacatccaggtatatagtgtgtcacatcccttataactacatccaggtatatagtgtgtcacatcccttataactacatccaggtatatagtgtgtcacatcccttataactacttccaggtatatagtgtgtcacatcccttataactacctccaggtatatagtgtgtcacatcccttataactacttCCAGGTATaaagtgtgtcacatcccttataactgcctccaggtatatagtgtgtcacatcccttataactacctccaggtatatagcgtgtcacatcccttataactacatccaggtatatagtgtgtcacatcccttataactacctccaggtatatagtgtgtcacatcccttataactgcctgcaggtatatagtgtgtcacatctcttataactacatccaggtatatagtgtgtcacatcccttataactacatccaggtatatagtgtgtcacccccttataactacctccaggtatatagtgtgtcacatcccttataactacctccaggtatatagtgtgtcacatcccttataactacctccaggtatatagtgtgtcacatcccttataactacatccaggtatatagtgtgtcacatcccttataactacctccaggtataaagtgtgtcacatcccttataactacctccaggtatatagtgtgtcacatcccttataaatacatccaggtatatagtgtgtcacatcccttataaatacatccaggtatatagtgtgtcacatcccttataactacctccaggtatatagtgtgtcacatcccttataaatacatccaggtatatagtgtgtcacatcccttataactgcctccaggtatatagtgtgtcacatcccttataactacatccaggtatatagtgtgtcacatcccttataactgcatccaggtatatagtgtgtcacatcccttataactacctccaggtatatagtgtgtcacatctcttataactacatccaggtatatagtgtgtcacatcccttataactacatccaggtatatagtgtgtcacatctcttataactacatccaggtatatagtgtgtcacatcccttataactacatccaggtatatagtgtgtcacatctcttataactacatccaggtatatagtgtgtcacatcccttataactacatccaggtatatagtgtgtcacccccttataactacatccaggtatatagtgagtcacatcccttataactacctccaggtatatagtgtgtcacatcccttataactgcctccaggtatatagtgtgtcacatcccttataactgcctccaggtatatagtgtgtcacatcccttataactacctccaggtatatagtgtgtcacatcccttataactacctccaggtatattatgtgtcacatcccttataactacatccaggtatatagtgtgtcacatcccttataactacatccaggtatatagtgtgtcacatcccttataactacctccaggtatatagtgtgtcacatcccttattactacctccaggtatatagtgtatcacatcccttataactacatccaggtatatagtgagtcacatcccttataactacctccaggtatatagtgtgtcacatcccttataactgcctccaggtatatagtgtgtcacat carries:
- the PATZ1 gene encoding POZ-, AT hook-, and zinc finger-containing protein 1 isoform X2, translated to MERLAEGCGPSCFTYQVRQHSSDVLNQLNQQRKSGGRFCDVVLRVGEDSFPAHRAVLAACSQYFESVLGETEGPTPRELEMHTISSKVFGDILDFAYTARIIIRLESFPELMTAAKFLLMRSVIDICQEVIKQSNVQILVPPTRPELMLFRSGASDLGFPLDMTNGTVMSGSGIAGSLGDDEEDSVRPGPAVPSQASLLALGGSSQILPSQYQVGAQVGLGSKRGRGRPRKPSVLDSVLFGAVGGLRDGGVLPCGLCDKVFTDPIRLRQHEAQHGVTSLQLGYGDLQAPRIGENGLTQEETGTPRKRNRARKQVACDLCGKIFRDVYHLNRHKLSHSGEKPYSCPVCGLRFKRKDRMSYHVRSHDGSVGKPYICQSCGKGFSRPDHLNGHIKQVHTSERPHKCETCNASFATRDRLRSHLACHEDKVPCQVCGKYLRAAYMADHLKKHSEGPSNFCTICNREGEKCQHGEQESSDSYGDLSDGSDLKSPEKQNSNGAYPTFDLVIPKKMETESEKRYPCSECGSFFRSKAYLNKHIQKVHARPLGASLGDLGSTLGPALGPALGPTLGPALGPSLGASLGPALGSALASPFSPQQNMSLLESFGFQIVQSAFASSLVEPDVEQQGIGGEGK
- the PATZ1 gene encoding POZ-, AT hook-, and zinc finger-containing protein 1 isoform X1 — protein: MERLAEGCGPSCFTYQVRQHSSDVLNQLNQQRKSGGRFCDVVLRVGEDSFPAHRAVLAACSQYFESVLGETEGPTPRELEMHTISSKVFGDILDFAYTARIIIRLESFPELMTAAKFLLMRSVIDICQEVIKQSNVQILVPPTRPELMLFRSGASDLGFPLDMTNGTVMSGSGIAGSLGDDEEDSVRPGPAVPSQASLLALGGSSQILPSQYQVGAQVGLGSKRGRGRPRKPSVLDSVLFGAVGGLRDGGVLPCGLCDKVFTDPIRLRQHEAQHGVTSLQLGYGDLQAPRIGENGLTQEETGTPRKRNRARKQVACDLCGKIFRDVYHLNRHKLSHSGEKPYSCPVCGLRFKRKDRMSYHVRSHDGSVGKPYICQSCGKGFSRPDHLNGHIKQVHTSERPHKCETCNASFATRDRLRSHLACHEDKVPCQVCGKYLRAAYMADHLKKHSEGPSNFCTICNRGFSSASYLKVHVKTHHGALLSAGPHPPESVPNGTALFHCVRTCGVKEGEKCQHGEQESSDSYGDLSDGSDLKSPEKQNSNGAYPTFDLVIPKKMETESEKRYPCSECGSFFRSKAYLNKHIQKVHARPLGASLGDLGSTLGPALGPALGPTLGPALGPSLGASLGPALGSALASPFSPQQNMSLLESFGFQIVQSAFASSLVEPDVEQQGIGGEGK